GTGAAGAGAGAGACACGGACCAGCTTGTGAAGGAATGCACAAGCTTTCGCCCATTGTCGCAGCCGCGCGGGCGATCTCCGTCCGGGGGGCACCTCATGCCCCCGGCGCTCCCTGTCCCCCGACGTCGCCGGACCGCTACCGTCGGCTCCGTGGCTCAGTTTCGGCTCCAGGGAAGCAGGGTGCTCGCGGTCGATCTGACCGGCGACTCCGTGAAGGCCAAGAACGGCGCGATGGTCGCCTACGAGGGGGAGATGACCTTCAAGAAGAGGACAGGCGGCGGGGAGGGGCTGCGCGGGATGGTGACCCGGCGGCTCACCGGTGAGCAGATGGCGGTCATGGAGGTGAAGGGGCACGGCACGTGCTACTTCGCCGACCGGGCGAGCGAGATCAACCTGGTGTCGCTCCGGGGCGAGAAGCTCTATGTGGAGTCCAGCAATCTGCTGTGCACGGACTCCGCGCTGCGCACCGGCACCTCCTTCACCGGGCTGCGCGGCTCCGCGCAGGGCAACGGCCTGTTCACCACGACCGTCGAGGGCACCGGCCAGGCCGCGCTCGTCTCCGCCGGCACGGCCGTCGTACTGCGCGTCACCCCGCAGACCCCGCTCCAGGTCGACCCGGGCGCGTACATCGCCCACACCGGCGGCCTCAAGCAGCACTTCCAGGCGGGGGTGAACTTCCGCGCGCTGATAGGCGAGAGCGGCGGGGAGTCCTTCCAGATCCGCTTCGAGGGCGATGGGCTGGTCTATGTGCAGCCCAGTGAGCGCAACACGATCGGGGGTGAGGTCTGATGCCGTTCAACGTCCTGACGTCACGGATGGTCGAGGCCCAGGTGATGCCCGGGCAGACCCTGTTCAGCCAGCGCGGCGCGATGCTCGCCTATCGCGGGGACGTCCGCTTCACTCCCAGCATCACCGGCGGCCAGGGCGGGGTGCGGGGGATGATCGGGCGGCGGGTCGCCAATGAGGCCACCCCGCTGATGACCGTCGAGGGCCAGGGCACGGTGATGTTCGGGCACGGCGGCCACCACGTCCACGTGATCGACCTGGTCGGCGACACCCTCTATGTGGAGTCGGACCGGCTGCTGGCCTTCGACGGCTCGCTGCGCCAGGGCACGATGTTCCTGGGCTCCCAGGGCGGGGTGATGGGCATGGTGCGCGGCCAGGTCACCGGCCAGGGGCTGTTCACCACCACCCTGGAGGGGCAGGGCTCGGCGGCGGTCATGGCGCACGGCGGGGTACTGGAGCTGCCGATCGGCCCGGGACGTCCGGTCCATGTCGATCCGCAAGCCTATGTCGCCCACCGGGGTGATGTTCGCAATAAGCTCTCGACGGCGATCGGCTGGCGCGAAATGGTGGGCCGCGGCTCGGGCGAGGCGTTCCAACTGGAGCTGTCCGGCACCGGCATGGTCTACGTCCAGGCATCGGAGGAGAAGCTGTGAACGGCCCGGTCATCCATGACGTCTGGACGCTGCCCGTCGACGACAACATCAATCCGTACGCCTTCAGCGTGGATCTGAACGGCCGGTGGTTCCTCCAGAAGGGGAAGATGGTCGCCTACTACGGGCAGATCGACTTCCAGGGCGTCGGACTCGGCCACCTCGACCACCTCATCGCCCACAGCTTCCACTCCCCGCTGCACGCGGCGGAGTGGGTGGTGGCCGAGGGCCAGGGCAAGATGGTGCTCGCGGACCGCGCCTTCGACGTCAACTCCTACGACCTGGACGACGGCAACCTCTCCATCCGGTCCGGCAATCTGCTCGCCTTCCAGCCCTCGCTGTCCCTGAAGCAGTCCATCGTCCCGGGCTTCCTCACCCTCATCGGCACGGGGAAGTTCGTGGCCGCCTCCAACGGGCCCGTGGTCTTCATGGAGCCGCCGATCCGGGTGGATCCGCAGGCGCTGGTCGGCTGGGCGGACTGCCCGACACCGTGCCACCACTACGACCACGAGTATCTGCGGGGCTTCCTCGGGGCCGTCCGGTCGCGTACCGGCATCGGGGGCGCCTCGGGCGAGGAGCACCAATTCGAGTTCGTGGGCGCGGGGACCGTACTGCTCCAGTCCACGGAGGAGGTCGTCGCCGAGATATCGGTCGGCGAGACAGGGGGTACCGGTTCGTGAGCGCGAAGGTGCGGAGTGTAACGTCGAACAGGTGACCTCTAGCCCGATACATCCATTGGTTCGGAATTCAACTTCTATAGGTAGAATACATCCCATGGAGACCGAGAACGGCACGCGCTGGCTCAGCGACGAGGAACAGCGCGCCTGGCGCACCCACCTGGATGTCAGCCGGCTGCTGACCTACCAGCTCGAAAAAGACCTCCAGCCGTTCGGCCTGACCATGAACGACTACGAGATCCTGGTCAACCTCTCGGAGTCGGAGGACCACCGGATGCGGATGAGCGATCTCGCGTCCGCGACCCTACAGTCCAAGAGCCGGCTGTCCCACCAGATCACCCGGATGGAGAACGCCGGCCTGGTCCGCCGCGAGAACTGCGAATCGGACCGGCGGGGGCTGTACGCCGTACTGACCGAGCAGGGCTGGGACACCATGCGCAAGGTCGCCCCCCATCATGTGGCGTCCGTGCGCAGGCACTTCATCGATCTGCTCGCGCCGGATGACCTCAAGGCGCTGCACGGATCGCTGGTGCCCGTCGCGGAGCATCTGCGCACCCAGCGGGGCCGGGTCTAAGCAGTGTCCGACGGGTCGTGACGCCCGCGGCGGGCCGCGGCTCCGCCGCGTGGTCCGCCGGACAGCCCGTACCTCACCGCCTACCTCGGCAGCCGCAACTCGAACAGGGCGCCGCCCTCGGGTGCCGCCCGGACGGCCAGCGTGCCGCCGTGGCGCACCGCCACGTCCCGCGCGATGGCGAGGCCGAGCCCGGCCCCGCCATCGTCGCGGCTGCGGGCGTCGTCGAGCCGTACGAACCGCTCGAAGATCCGCTCCCGCTCGGCCTCGGGCACCCCCGCACCGTCGTCCGCGACCTCCAGCACGGCCCACCGGCCCTCGTCGCGCACCGCCACCCGCACCCCGCTCCGGGCGTGCCGCTGGGCGTTGTCGATCAGATTGCCCAGCACCTGGGCCAGCTGCCCGCGCGAGCCCGGCACCGCGACCGGCGCCGCCTCGTCCCGCACCGGCACCCGGTCCGCCACCCGCTGGGCCAGCTCCTCGCGCACCAGGGCGTCCAGCGCCACCGGCGTCCCTCCGGTGGGCCGCTCCCCCGCGTCCAGCCGGGCCAGCAGCAGCAGATCGGCCGCGAGCCGCTGGAGCCGCACCACGTCCTCCACCGCGCCGTCCAGGTCCAGCAGCTCCGGATGGGCCGCGCCCACCTCCAGCTGGGTGCGGAGCGAGGCCACCGGGGAGCGCAGTTCATGGGAGGCGTCGGCCACGAAGGCCCGCTGCCGCTCCACGGACGCCTCCAGCGCCGTGAGCGTCTCGTTGGTGGTCCGGGCCAGCCGCGCCACCTCGTCGTACGACCCCGGCTCGGGCACCCGCCGGGACAGGTCCGTGCTCGCCGTGATGGCGGCCATCTCGCGCCGGATGCCCTCCACGGGCCGCAGCGCCCGCCGGGTCACCAGCCAGGTCACGGCGGCCACGACCAGCAGCAGCAGCGGCAACCCGAGCAGCATCGCGTCCCGCACCGTGGTGACCGCGCCGCGCTCGGTGGCCAGCGGGGCGCCCGCGTAGACGGTGACGTCCTCGCCGGATGGGTCGGTGGCCTCCACGGCCGCCCAGACGTAATCGGCGGTCTCCCCGTCGACACGGGCGGAGCCGTCGCCGTACTCCTCCCCGGAGGAGACCTTTCCGGCGCCGCTGTCGTCATCGCCGGTGTCGTCGTCGCGCTCGCCGACGGCCGCGACGGGATTCACGGACGCGCTCCCGGTGCCCGTCACGGCCTCCAGATCCTCGCTGACCGCCCGCACCCGGCCGTCCTCGTCCACGACCTGCACCGGGACGCTCTCGTCCAGCTTCAGCGACCCGTAGCCCACCCCGGCGGCTATCTTCGACGCCACCTCCCGCGCGTCCACCTGGGCCTTCAGCCGCGCCTGGGCCCCCAGATCGGAGCGCAGCACCTGGAGCACCGCGATCCCCGCCGCCACCAGGGCCACCGCCACCACCACGGTCGCCCCCAGCGCGGCCCGCGCCCGTACCGAACCGAACACCTTACGCACGGAGCCGGTACCCCGCTCCCCGTACGGTCTCGATGAGCCCCGCGCCCAACTTGCGGCGCAGGGCGCTCACATACACCTCGACGATGTTGGGGTCGCCGTCGTAGGCGAAGTCCCACACATGCTCCAGGATGTCGGGCTTGGAGACGAGGTCGCCCGCCCGCGTCGCCAACTGCTCCAGCACGGAGAACTCCTTGGCGGTCAGCGGCACCTCCCGGCCGTCCCGCTCCACCCGGCGCGCGCCCCGGTCCACGGTGAGCGGCCCCACCCGCATCACCGGGGAGGCCCCGGGGCCGCGCCGCCGCAGCAGCGCCCGTATCCGCGCCACCAGCACCACATACGAGAACGGCTTGGTCAGATAGTCGTCGGCCCCGGTGTCGAGCCCCTCCGCCTCGTCGTACTCGCCGTCCTTGGCGGTGAGCATCAGGATCGGCACCTCGTGCCCGGCGGCCCGGAGCGCCCCGCACACGCGGTAGCCGTTCAGCCCCGGCAGCATGATGTCGAGGACGACGAGGTCGTACACCCCCTCCTGCGCACGGTGCAGCCCCTCCCGGCCGTCGTGCGCCACATCGACGGCGAACCCCTCCGCCCGCAGCCCCTTGGCCAGCGACAGGGCCAGCCGCCGCTCGTCCTCCACGATCAGCACACGCATGCGGCCAGCGTCGCAGAGCGAACCTGAAGATCTCTTCAGGCGGCTTCAGGTGGGCTTCAGCATCGGTCGGCCAGGGTGGTTGGCGTCCGAACACGAATGGGGAGGAACTCACATGAAGCGCATCATCATTGCATCTTTCGCCGCAACCGCTCTGGTCGGCGGGGGTACGGCCTTTGCGGTGGCGAGCGACGGGACGGACAGCGCACGGCCCTCGTCCACCGCCATCCAGGCGACCGACGCGCCCGCCGCCCGCGCGTCCTTGTCCGACGCCGCCCATGCCGCCCTGAAGGCCGTCCCCGGCACGCTGGACTCCATCGACCGCGATCACGGCCGCTGGGAGGCGGACGTCCTGGGCAAGGACGGCAAGTGGCACGAGGTCACGCTGGACGCCAACGGCAAGGTGATCGACCAGCACGTCGACAGGGACACCGACCCCGAGGACGCCGCCGAGGCCAAGGCCCTGCGGAACGCCGACGTCTCGGCCATCGAGGCGGCCCGGAAGGCCGCGCCCCAGTCCACCGTGACCTCCGTGGAGTTCGACGGCGACCGCACCCCTGTGTGGGAGGTCGAGGCCGTCAAGAACCACAAGGAGCGTGACCTGAACGTAGACGCCCACTCGGGCAAGGTCACCCAGACCCCGGCCGACGACGACCACGGCGACGACGACAGCGACGACGACTGACCGAGCATCGGCCGAGGAGAGGGGGAGCGGGGGCGGGCCCGCTCCCGTCACCCCTGTTCGGTCACCGCCGCCACCAGCTCGTCCGCCGCCGTGTACGGGTCCAGCTCACCCGCGACGACCCGCTCGGCGAGGGCGCCCAGGCGGCGGTCGCCGTGCAGATCACCGATCCGCTCCCGCAGCGCGGTCACCGCGATCGTCTCGACCTCGCCCGCCGCCCGCCGCATCCGGCGCTCCGCGAGCACACCGTGCTCCTCCATCCACGCACGGTGCTTCTCCAGTGCCTCGACGACCTCGTCGATCCCCTCGCCGCGCGCCGCCACGGTCTTCACGATCGGCGGCCGCCAGTCGCCCGGCGACCGCGCCTCGCCCAGGCCCAGCATGTGGTTGAGCTCGCGGGCCGTGGCGTCGGCGCCCTCCCGGTCGGCCTTGTTGACCACGTACACATCGCCGATCTCCAGGATCCCGGCCTTGGCCGCCTGGATCCCGTCGCCCATCCCCGGCGCGAGCAGCAGCACGCTGGTGTCGGCCTGGGCGGCGATCTCGACCTCGGACTGGCCGACGCCCACCGTCTCCACCAGGATCACCTCGCAGCCGGCCGCGTCCAGCACCCGGATGGCCTGCGGGGCGGCCCAGGCGAGCCCGCCGAGGTGGCCGCGGGTGGCCATGGAGCGGATGTAGACGCCGGGGTCGGAGGCGTGCTCCGACATCCGTACCCGGTCGCCGAGGAGCGCCCCGCCGGAGAACGGCGAGGAGGGGTCCACGGCGAGCACGCCCACCCGCTTGCCCGCCCGCCGGTAGGCGGAGACGAGCGCGGAGGTCGACGTGGACTTGCCGACCCCCGGCGACCCGGTCACCCCGACCACATACGCGCCCCCGGCCAGCGGAGCGAGCGCGGCCATCACCTCGCGCAGCTGCGGCGAGGCGCCCTCGACCAGCGAGATCAGCCGGGCGACCGCACGCGGCCGGCCCTGCCGTGCCTGCTCCACCAGCGTGGGCACATCAGCCATGGGTGCCGTACTCCTTATCGCTTGAGCACATTGAGCACATTGAGCACAATCGCTCGATCCCAACGGAACCCGATTCCCGCGCGGGGACTACTTCCCCGCCGGCACCCGCAGGATCAGCGCGTCGCCCTGCCCGCCGCCACCGCACAGCGCCGCCGCGCCGGTGCCGCCGCCGCGCCGCCGCAGCTCCAGCGCCAGATGCAGCGCGATGCGCGCGCCGGACATCCCGATGGGGTGGCCGAGGGCGATCGCGCCCCCATTCACATTCACCTTTTCGGGGGAGACGCCCAGGTCCTTCATTGACTGCACGGCGACCGCGGCGAACGCCTCGTTGATCTCGATGAGATCGAGGTCGTCCACCGTCAGCCCGTCCTTGCCCAGGGCGTGCGCGATCGCGTTGGACGGCTGCGACTGGAGGGAGTTGTCGGGTCCCGCCACATTTCCGTGGGCGCCGATCTCGGCGATCCACTCCAGACCGAGCTCCTCGGCCTTGGCCCTGCTCATCACGACGACCGCGGCGGCACCGTCCGAGATCTGCGACGACGTGCCCGCGGTGATCGTCCCGTCCTTGGTGAACGCGGGCCTCAGCCGGGCCAGCAGCTCCGCGGTGGTCTCGCCGCGGATGCCCTCGTCCTTGTCGAAGACCACCGGCTCGCCCTTGCGCTGCGGGATCTCCACCGGAGTGATCTCGGCGTCGAAGAGGCCGTTCTTCTGCGCGGCGGCGGCCCGCTGGTGGGACTGGGCCGCGAACTCGTCCTGCTCGGGGCGCTGGATGCCCAGCCGGGTGTTGTGCTTCTCGGTGGACTCGCCCATGGCGATCTGCTCGAAGGCGTCCGTGAGCCCGTCGTACGCCATCGCGTCGAGCATCTCGACCGCGCCGTACTTGTACCCCTCACGGGACTTGGGCAGCAGATGGGGGGCGTTGGTCATGGACTCCTGGCCGCCCGCGACCACGATGTCGAACTCACCGGCGCGGATCAGCTGGTCGGCCAGGGCGATCGCGTCCAGCCCGGAGAGGCAGACCTTGTTGATCGTGAGGGCCGGCACGCTCATCGGGATACCGGCCTTGACCGCCGCCTGACGGGCGGGGATCTGCCCGGCGCCGGCCTGGAGCACCTGCCCCATGATCACGTACTGCACCTGCTCGGCACCGACCCCGGCCCGCTCCAGCGCGGCCTTGATCGCGATCCCGCCCAGGTCGGCGCCGGAAAACGAGCGCAGACTGCCGAGCAGTCGTCCCATGGGCGTGCGCGCGCCCGCCACCATCACAGAGGTCGTACGAGACATTGGTGCGTCCCTTCACGAGGAGAAGGAAGTTAACGAGGGTTATCGTCAATGTACTGACGAGTACCCGCGCGGTCACCGGCCCATCGGTGTGATCGCGCGCACGTTGCGTAACCGACCGTACGGCGGTGCACTGTTCCCATGCTGACGAGAATCGACCACATCGGGATCGCCTGCTTCGACCTCGACAAGACTGTCGAGTTCTACCGTGCCACGTACGGCTTCGAGGTGTTCCATTCCGAGATCAACGAGGAGCAGGGCGTCCGTGAGGCCATGCTCAAGATCAATGAGACCTCCGACGGCGGGGCCTCCTACCTCCAGCTTCTCGAGCCGATCCGGGAGGACTCCGCGGTCGGCAAGTGGATGGCCAAGAACGGTGAGGGCGTCCACCACATCGCCTTCGGCACCGCCGACGTCGACACCGACTCCGAGGCCATCCGCGACAAGGGCGTCCGGGTCCTCTACGAGCAGCCCCGCCGCGGCTCGATGGACTCCCGGATCACCTTCCTCCACCCCAAGGACTGTCACGGTGTGCTGACCGAGCTCGTCACCGCCGCGAACCCCGCCGCGCACAAGGACGAAGAGGATCACTGAAGCGGACCACTGACCTACCCCTTCCCCGGCCGGTAGAGTGCTGCATCGGCCGGGGTACGGAAACGGAGAGGGTTCGGGGTCCGGCCCGGGCTTCGCCGATGATCTGACACCATTTCTTCGGAAGGGCCAGCTCCGGTCCGACCCGGCACGCACGTCGCCTGGTCGGTACCGCAAGGGAAACCGTCGAAGGGACCTCGGGGCACCGCAAGGGACCACGGGAGCCTGAAGGGTTACGGAGCCGGCCGCCAATGCGACCAGGGGACGGATGGGACCGCGCAGTGCGGGGCTACGACCGCTACGAGCCTGACGATCAGCTCTCGAAGTTCGAGGCCGAGATGGAGCGGCTGAAGACCGAGCGGGAGAAGGCCGTCCAGCACGCCGACGACCTCGGCTACCAAGTCGAGGTGCTGCGCGCCAAGCTGCATGAGGCGCGCCGTAATCTGGCGGCCCGCCCCGCCTACGACAGTGCCAACGCCGGCTACCAGGCTGAGCAGTTGCTGCGGGACGCGCAGCTCCAGGCGGACCAGCTGCGCGCCAACGCCGAGCGGGAGCTGCGCGAGACCCGCGCCCAGACCCAGCGGCTGCTCCAGGAGCAGGCCGAGCGGCAGTCCCGGCTCGAGGCCGAGCTGCACGCCGAGGCCGTGGCCCGGCGCCAGCGGCTGGACCAGGAGCTGGCCGAGCGCCGCGCCACCGTCGAGTCGCACGTCAACGAGAACGTGGCCTGGGCCGAGCAGCTCCGGGCCCGTACCGAGGCGCAGGCCCGCCGGCTGATGGACGAGTCCCGGGCGGAGGCCGAGCAGGCCCTGGCCGAGGCCCGCGCCGAGGCCCAGCGGATGACCGAACAGGCGCGCCAGCGGCTGGGGTCGGAGGCGGAGGCCGCCCGCCACGAGGCCGAGGCGATCCTGCGCCGGGCCCGTAGCGACGCCGAGCGGCTGCTGACCAACGCGGGCACCCAGGCCCAGGAGGCCACCGACCACGCCGAGCAGCTGCGCACCTCCACCGCCAGCGAGGCGGACCAGGCCCGCCGTGCCGCGGCCGAGCAGACCCGCGCCGCCGAGCAGCGGATGCAGGAGGCCGAGCAGGCGCTGCGGGAGGCGCGCAGCGAGGCCGAGAAGGTGGTCACCGAGGCCAGGGACGCGGCGGCCAAGCGGCTCGCGGCCGCCGAGTCGGACAACGAGCAGCGCACCCGTACCGCCAAGGCGGAGGTCGCCCGGCTGGTCGGCGAGGCCACCAAGGAGGCCGAGCGGCTGCGGGCCGAGGCCGAGCAGCTGCGGGACGACGCCCGCGCCGAGGCCGAGCGGATGATCGCCGAGGCGAGCGACGACGCCCGGGCCAGGGCCGCCGAGGACTCCGCGGCCCAGCTGGCCAAGGCGGCCCGGAGCGCCGAGGAGGTGCTGACCCGCGCCTCGGAGAAGGCGCAGTCCACCACCAAGGCGGCCACCGACGAGGCGGAGCGGATCCGGCGCGAGGCCGAGGAGGAGGCCGACCGGCTGCGGGCCGAGGCGCACGACACCGCCGAGCAGCTCAAGGGCACGGCCAAGGACGACACCAAGGAGTACCGCGCCAAGACCGTCGAGCTTCAGGAGGAGGCCCGCCGGCTGCGCGGCGAGGCCGAGCAGCTGAAGTCGGAGGCGGCCGCCGAGGGCGAGCGGGTCCGCGCCGAGGCGCGCCGCGAGGCGGTCCAGCAGATCGAGGAGGCGGCCAGCACCGCCGAGGACCTGCTGACCAAGGCCAAGGCCGACGCCGAGGAGACCCGCTCCGGTGCCACCGCCGAGAGCGAGCGGGTGCGCACCGAGGCCATCGAGCGGGCCAACGCGCTGCGCCGGCAGGCCGATGAGCTGCTGAAGCGGGCCCGTGGCGAGGCCGATGAGCTGGTGACCTCGGCCGAGGAGCAGGCCGAGCGGGTCAAGTCGGAGGCGACCACCGCGGCCGAGGAGCTGCGCGAGGAGGCCGAGCGGGCCGCCGAGGACCGCCGCGCCGAGGCCGAGGGCGAGCTCAACCGGCTGCACCAGGAGGCCGAGCAGCGGCTCTCCTCCGCCGACCAGGCGCTGCGGGACGCCCGCGAAGAGGCGGAGCGGCTGCGCAGGGAGACCGGCGAGGAGATCGAGCGGCAGCGCACCGAGTCCGCCGAACGGCTGAACGCGCTGCGCCAGCAGGCCGAGGACGAGGCCGCCCGGCTGCGCGACGAGGCCGCCGCGGACGCGTCGAACGCGCGCGCCGAGGGCGAGTCGGTGGCCGTACGGCTGCGCGGCGAGGCCGCGGCGGAGGCCGAGCGGCTGCGCGCGGAGGCCCAGGAGACGGCCGACCGGGTGCGCGCGGAGGCGGCGAGCGCCGCCGAGCGGATCGGCACCGAGGCCGCCGAGGCCCTGGCCGCCGCCCAGGAAGAGGCGGCCCGCCGCCGCCGCGAGGCCGAGGAGCTGCTCGCCGACGCCCGCGAGGAGGCGCAGGCGGAACGTACGGCGGCGCGGGAGCAGAGCGAGGAGCTGCTGGCCGCCGCCCGGAACCGGGTCTCCGAGGCGCAGGCCGAGGCGCAGCGGCTGGTCGAGGAGGCCGAGCGGCGCTCGGCCGACCTGGTGGCCGCCGCCGAGCAGACCGCCCAGCAGGTGCGGGACTCGGTCGCCGGGCTGCACGAGCAGGCCGAGCAGGAGATCACCGCGCTGCGCGGCGCCGCCGAGCACGCCGCCGAGCGGGTGCGCGACGAGGCGCAGGCCGAGGCCGACCGGGTCCGCGCGGACGCCTACGCGGAGCGGGAGCGCGCCTCGCAGGACGCCACCCGGGTGCGGCGGGAGGCCACGGAGGAGTCCGAGGCCGCCAAGTCGCTCGCGGAGCGCACGGTCGCGGAGGCGATCGCCGAGTCGGAGCGGCTGACCGAGCAGGCCCGCGAGGAGGCGGCCCGGCGCCGCGCCGACGCCGCCGAGCAGGCGGACCGGCTGGTCGCCGAGGCCACCCACGAGGCCGAGCGGCTGCGTGCCGAGGCCAATGAGACGCTCGACGAGGCGCGGCGCTCGGCCAACAAGTCCCGTGCCGAGGCCGCCGAGCAGGCCGATACGCTCATCAGCGGCGCCACCGAGGAGGCCCAGCGGCTGGTCTCGGAGGCCACCACGCGGGCGCAGGCGCTGCGTACGGAGGCGTCCGACGCGCGGGCGACCGCGGAGCAGGACGCGGCCCGCACCCGGGCCCAGGCCCGCGGCGACGCCAACAACATCCGCTCGGAGGCGGCCGAGCAGGCGGACCGCCTGGTCACCGAGGCCCGCAACGAGGCCGACCGGCTGCGCGCGGAGGCGAGCGGCGAGGCGGAGCGGCTGCGCAGCGAGGCCGCGGAGACCGTCGGTTCGGCACAGCAGCACGCGGCGCGCACCCGCGCCGAGGCCGAGCGGGTGGAGACCGAGGCGGCGGCCGAGGCGGAGCGGATCCGCAACGAGGCGCAGGCCGAGGCGGACCGGCTGATCGACCGGGCGCGCGAGGACGCCAACAAGCGGCGTTCGGACGCCGCCGAGCAGGCCGACCGGCTGATCTCCGAGTCCTCGGCGGAGGCCGAGCGGCTCACCTCCGAGGCACAGGAGGCCGCGCTGCGCGCGGCGACCGCGGCCGAGGAGCAGGCGGACACCATGGTGGGCGTGGCCCGCCAGGAGGCGGAGCGGCTGATCGCCGAGGCCACGGCCGAGTCCAACGCCATGGTGGAGAAGGCCCGTACGGACTCCGACACCATGCTGGGCGAGGCCCGGGGCGACGCCACCGCCATCCGGGAGCGCGCCGAGGAGCTGCGCGCCCGTACCGAGGCCGAGGTCGAGGAGTTGCACGAGCGGGCCCGCCGGGAGTCCGCGGAGCAGATGAAGGCCACCGGCGAGCGGGTGGACAAGCTGGTCGCGGCGGCCACCGCGCAGCTGATGAAGGCCGAGGAGAAGGCCAAGTCGCTGGTCGCGGAGGCGGAGAGCGAAGCGAGCCGGGTGCGGATCGCGGCCGTGAAGAAGGCCGAGAGTCTGCTGAAGGAGGCCGAGCAGAAGAAGACCGAGGCCGAGCGGGAGGCGGACCGGCTCCGGACCCAGGCCACGGACGAGGCACAGCAGATCGTGGACGAGGGCAAGCGCGAGCTGGAATTGCTCAAGCGCCGCCGCGAGGACATCAACGCGGAGATCTCCCGTGTCCAGGACGTCCTCGAGGCGTTGGAATCCTTCGAGACCCCCGCGTCGGGTGGCGCGGGCGGCAAGGAGAACGGCCAAGTCAAGACAGCGGCGGGTGCGGGTGCGACGAGGAGTGGAAAGCGATCGGAGGGGTAACCGTATCCGGGGGGACGAGTCTCAGCTGTGCCTATCGAGGTTTCGCTTAAGTCTCGCGTCGGTTTCGCGTAAGTCTCGCGTCAGGCTGCGTCCATCACGGCATGTCCGTATCATCCCGACGAGTGACGAGGTCTCCGTCTTACTGCCACTCAAAAGGCTGGAGGTTTCGCAGATCAAACACACGTTGACTCGATGACACGCCGTTCATCCCCCTAGGATTCCCTCTATCACCTCACCGGTCTCTTTCGACAGGAACCCCATGAGCGACACTTCCTCCCCCTTCGGCTTCGAGCTCGTGCGGCGTGGGTACGACCGCGGTCAGGTGGACGACCGCATTTCCAAGCTCGTCGCCGATCGTGACAGTGCACTGGCCCGTATCACCTCTCTGGAAAAGCGCATCGAGGAGCTGCACCTCGAGACGCAGAACGCTCAGGCCCAGATCAACGATTCGGAGCCGTCCTACGCGGGGCTCGGCGCCCGGGTCGAGAAGATCCTCCGTCTCGCCGAGGAAGAGGCGAAGGATCTGCGCGAGGAGGCTCGCCGCGCCGCCGAACAGCACCGTGAGCTGGCCGAGTCGGCCGCCCAGCAGGTCCGCAACGACGCCGAGTCGTTCGCCGCCGACCGCAAGGCCAAGGCCGAGGACGAGGGCGCGCGGATCGTCGAGAAGGCGAAGGGCGAGGCGGCCACGCTGCGCCAGGAGGCGCAGAAGGACGCCCAGTCCAAGCGCGAGGAGGCGGACTCCCTCTTCGAGGAGACCCGCGCCAAGGCCGCGCAGGCCGCCGCCGACTTCGAGACCAACCTCGCCAAGCGCCGCGAGCAGTCCGAGCGCGACCTGGCCTCGCGTCAGGCCAAGGCCGAGAAGCGGCTCGCGGAGATCGAGCACCGCGCGGAGCAGCTGCGCCTGGAGGCCGA
This genomic interval from Streptomyces asiaticus contains the following:
- a CDS encoding acetyl-CoA C-acetyltransferase, which gives rise to MMVAGARTPMGRLLGSLRSFSGADLGGIAIKAALERAGVGAEQVQYVIMGQVLQAGAGQIPARQAAVKAGIPMSVPALTINKVCLSGLDAIALADQLIRAGEFDIVVAGGQESMTNAPHLLPKSREGYKYGAVEMLDAMAYDGLTDAFEQIAMGESTEKHNTRLGIQRPEQDEFAAQSHQRAAAAQKNGLFDAEITPVEIPQRKGEPVVFDKDEGIRGETTAELLARLRPAFTKDGTITAGTSSQISDGAAAVVVMSRAKAEELGLEWIAEIGAHGNVAGPDNSLQSQPSNAIAHALGKDGLTVDDLDLIEINEAFAAVAVQSMKDLGVSPEKVNVNGGAIALGHPIGMSGARIALHLALELRRRGGGTGAAALCGGGGQGDALILRVPAGK
- the mce gene encoding methylmalonyl-CoA epimerase, with amino-acid sequence MLTRIDHIGIACFDLDKTVEFYRATYGFEVFHSEINEEQGVREAMLKINETSDGGASYLQLLEPIREDSAVGKWMAKNGEGVHHIAFGTADVDTDSEAIRDKGVRVLYEQPRRGSMDSRITFLHPKDCHGVLTELVTAANPAAHKDEEDH
- the scy gene encoding polarized growth protein Scy, with product MRPGDGWDRAVRGYDRYEPDDQLSKFEAEMERLKTEREKAVQHADDLGYQVEVLRAKLHEARRNLAARPAYDSANAGYQAEQLLRDAQLQADQLRANAERELRETRAQTQRLLQEQAERQSRLEAELHAEAVARRQRLDQELAERRATVESHVNENVAWAEQLRARTEAQARRLMDESRAEAEQALAEARAEAQRMTEQARQRLGSEAEAARHEAEAILRRARSDAERLLTNAGTQAQEATDHAEQLRTSTASEADQARRAAAEQTRAAEQRMQEAEQALREARSEAEKVVTEARDAAAKRLAAAESDNEQRTRTAKAEVARLVGEATKEAERLRAEAEQLRDDARAEAERMIAEASDDARARAAEDSAAQLAKAARSAEEVLTRASEKAQSTTKAATDEAERIRREAEEEADRLRAEAHDTAEQLKGTAKDDTKEYRAKTVELQEEARRLRGEAEQLKSEAAAEGERVRAEARREAVQQIEEAASTAEDLLTKAKADAEETRSGATAESERVRTEAIERANALRRQADELLKRARGEADELVTSAEEQAERVKSEATTAAEELREEAERAAEDRRAEAEGELNRLHQEAEQRLSSADQALRDAREEAERLRRETGEEIERQRTESAERLNALRQQAEDEAARLRDEAAADASNARAEGESVAVRLRGEAAAEAERLRAEAQETADRVRAEAASAAERIGTEAAEALAAAQEEAARRRREAEELLADAREEAQAERTAAREQSEELLAAARNRVSEAQAEAQRLVEEAERRSADLVAAAEQTAQQVRDSVAGLHEQAEQEITALRGAAEHAAERVRDEAQAEADRVRADAYAERERASQDATRVRREATEESEAAKSLAERTVAEAIAESERLTEQAREEAARRRADAAEQADRLVAEATHEAERLRAEANETLDEARRSANKSRAEAAEQADTLISGATEEAQRLVSEATTRAQALRTEASDARATAEQDAARTRAQARGDANNIRSEAAEQADRLVTEARNEADRLRAEASGEAERLRSEAAETVGSAQQHAARTRAEAERVETEAAAEAERIRNEAQAEADRLIDRAREDANKRRSDAAEQADRLISESSAEAERLTSEAQEAALRAATAAEEQADTMVGVARQEAERLIAEATAESNAMVEKARTDSDTMLGEARGDATAIRERAEELRARTEAEVEELHERARRESAEQMKATGERVDKLVAAATAQLMKAEEKAKSLVAEAESEASRVRIAAVKKAESLLKEAEQKKTEAEREADRLRTQATDEAQQIVDEGKRELELLKRRREDINAEISRVQDVLEALESFETPASGGAGGKENGQVKTAAGAGATRSGKRSEG
- a CDS encoding cellulose-binding protein, translated to MSDTSSPFGFELVRRGYDRGQVDDRISKLVADRDSALARITSLEKRIEELHLETQNAQAQINDSEPSYAGLGARVEKILRLAEEEAKDLREEARRAAEQHRELAESAAQQVRNDAESFAADRKAKAEDEGARIVEKAKGEAATLRQEAQKDAQSKREEADSLFEETRAKAAQAAADFETNLAKRREQSERDLASRQAKAEKRLAEIEHRAEQLRLEAEKLRTDAERRARQTVETAQRQAEDIVADANAKADRIRSESERELAALTNRRDSINAQLTNVREMLATLTGAAVAAAGAPGEDEAATRGVPAQQSR